Within Sardina pilchardus chromosome 21, fSarPil1.1, whole genome shotgun sequence, the genomic segment gtgtgtgtgtgtgtctgcgtgcgtgtgtatgtgtatgtgtgtgtgtgtgtgtttgtgtgtgtctgcgagtgtgtgtgtctgtgtgtgtgtgtgtatgcgtgcatacgtgcgtgGAGCAGAAAGAGAAGAGCCATTGACCTTTCCcccgacactcacacacaatgtctTCATGTTTCCTCTCATTAGCTTGCTTTGGCATGAAAAAGCCCTGGCCTGATCTCTATAGGTGTAGATTTCCATCAGCGCTCGTCTGCAGAAGATAAGAAGAAAACtccgtctctcactctgtctctcctccctcagcaATACCACCGCAGGATGCAAATGCCATTCATGTCAGCCAGTTGACAGTTGCTGGGATAGAGATGATCATTCATGTGAGGAAAcaaacactgatgtgtgtgtgtgtgtgtgtgtgtgtgtgtgtgtgtgtgtgtgtgtgtctgtgattgtgtatgtgtatgaagagagagagagagagagagagaaggaatgactGATGGTGAAAGACAACATAATGTGTATAAAGGACTGAAAAAGATAAATAGGCACAAAAAGCTAAATCAGAATCTAAgaaatgtatagtgtgtgtgtgtgtgtgtgtgtgtgtgtgtgtgtgtgtgtgtgtgtgtgtgtgtgtgtgtgtgtgtgtgtgtgtgtgtgtgtgtgtgtgtgtgcttgtgtgatatCTGAAGTCGTGGGTGGGCCACCCAGTCAGCTGCCCGCGCCCGAACCTAGCTGTGTGTTCTGTAAGTTATCAAGGTaaattcattcactcatttattCTTAAACACTACTCCAGACCTCTTGGATTCACTAATAAATTGCTGTATTTAGAAAATGCAAACACATAAAACTTACCCAGATTTACACAACATCtctccacagacacatacagtatttgcacaCCGAGAACAACATTTATTGCGATGAAAAAGAAATTCGAGACGAATGCTCCTCGGTGTCTAGAGTAATAAGAGCTGATAAGAACTTGTATTTAACTACCTCTGTGATTTCGTGTTAGTGTTTTGTCTGTAAATTCTAAATTGGTTTGAAATGGGCCTTAAGTCTTATCTTTGAAAtgatgcatttaaatgtttaaatggtATAAAGTAATggcatttaaatgtgtacttGTCTGATTTCCCTACTGAGCTGCCCAGACGAGGTCAGCTCACAAATGAAATGAAGACTTCATCACTGGATTATACTTTGGTTTCTTCTGATGATCGCAGGCAAAGGCAAGAGATACTGCAGGTGAGTCGGGAGAGAGAAGCTCTCGGAGCTTCAACCTTTTACTTTGAGGTTGTCATTTTTGTCTCCTCTGATTCCCCCTCTTGTGAAGACTTCCCCATAGCACGTCCGTCTAAAAGATGTGAAAGATCTCAGAGATCTGAAAAGCTCCTCTGTCCCCTTTATCAGAAAATCGTTACCAGACAAACGGTTTCAAAGTGTTTCAAATAGATTTTCTTACGGACACCCCACAGACAGTGTACGTCTGGACGGGAGATTCTGACACTGCGATTGGTTCTTACAATGGTTATCTTTTTCTCTGATTGGATGTGAACATGGCGAGTCTGAGGTGGGTGAGAGTAGGCCGTCACATTCAGAGACAACTGAACAGGGTTGGGAAAGGTGTGTAtgacatatgcatgtgtgtatctatgtgtcagtatgtatgtgtgtgagagtgcatgtgtccgtgtgtgtgtgtgtgcgtgtgtgtgtgtgtgtgtgcgtgtgtgagagtgcatgtgtccatgtgtgtgtgtgtgtgtgtgtgtgtgtctgtgtgtgtgtgtatgtactgtgtgagagtgcatgtgtccatgtgatgtgatgtgatgtgatgtgtgtgtgtgtgtgtgtgtgtgtgtgtgtgtgtgtgtgtgtgtgtgtgtgtgtctgtgtgtgtgtgtatgtactgtgtgagagtgcatgtgtccatgtgatgtgatgtgatgtgcctGCGCGGAAGGGCCCTCCCAGTAGGGGCTCATCTGGGCTCCCTCCGGCCCACCTTTGGCCCCTCCGACGGAGACGAAAGGGGCCTCGAAGATCCCTGGATGTGGGCGAGGTTGAAGCAGGTTAGAGACGTTTTCGGgcctccacgcacacacatgcgtcgACATGAGTGCGGCGCACGCAGGCTTTTGACGTTCGATTAAATTAGGTtccatcgtttttttttttttttttcaaaacaagcCCACGCACCGGCGTCGAACTCTGCTATTGCCGCCGTGTCAACTACGATTCAGTTCTATTTTTGTTGCCGCTGCTCGGTAAAATCCACTGTTTAGTGAATGCTGATGGCAAGTGCGTGGCAAGTGGCAATATGCACAGTGCTTTAGCCAGGTGGAAGAAGCACCTGCACCTGTCTATCTATTTCCTTGTCACTTACTTacctacctttctctctctctctctcacactctctgtctctccatttccTTCTCCATCTGCTGGCTGTCACTCACCTGTCTTCTGACAGTGTGCTATAATCCACAGTCGTCTAACTgttatcacacatacacacacacagacacacacacacacacacacacctcacacctcacacctgtCCTGTTCTCTCCTAGTGTGGCCTCTAGCACTTCCTGGAATTAATGGAAGGATACTGTCACTATGTCAGTCACTCCTACTAATCCAATATGAGTATACTCACTAACATACTAATCCAATATGAGTATACTCACTACTATACTAATCCAGTATGAATATACTCACTAACATACTAATTCAATATGAGTATACTCACTAACATACTAATCCAATATGAGTATACTCACTACTATACTAATCCAGTATGAATATACTCACTAACATACTAATCCAGTATGAATGTACTCACTAATATACTAATCCAATATGAATATACTCACTAACATAACATAATATACACTCACCTCAGGCCATCCTCACTCTCCACTTTCTGTCCCTGTAGTCACACACCTGTTGCAGTTGACCATGTTCAGCATGTGTACGCTGCTGCgaaagcacacatacatgcacacatgccttTTTCCTGAATGCCTGGAATCCTGTAATTCTGTGGAGCCATTCCCTTTGAGAGAGAATCCCCTCTAAAGAATTCCTGAGCTGTGACCAGGTTATCTTTTGACTGTAACAAAAGCGACATTGTGGAGCGCTGTGTCTCAGCTTTGAAACCTGAACTGTAAGTTCAGCTTTAGTCGGCGTGCAGCAGTCAACAGCGCCATCAAACGCTTGACGTGACAGCATTCTGTTGCCgagccacagcacacacacacacacacaccagtaaggTGATTCAAGTCTCCCCGCGGTGCCTAGCTGAGACGGCATCTTGATCcatcacacacagctgtgctccCCACTCCCTCCCCACTCTCATTGTACACCTGAAGGATTACTTCCTTTTGAAATCGCTTCCTCCTGTCTCCCATGTCTATTCACCTGTTTGCCCTCtccatcgccccccccccccccccccccccccccattcctctGCAACACACCTGGATCTCACAGCCGGCTGCCAAACACCtggtctctctttcttccttccttcctttctttctttcttcctctctttctgtttctttcttttgaaCTCCCCTTCTGtcattcctcttcctctttctctctctcactctctctctctctgctgctctcacTCTGgtattctatctctctctctctctcttttctctgttctctgtctctctgttttacCTCTTTGATTGCCTCCTTCACACCCGTGTTGATGTCCTCCAAGGTCACGTCCCCATCGTTGTGTTCCCACTCCGTCACCCATCAGTCTCTCATCTCCGCTGTCACCCGGCTCTTTCCCTGTCGTTGCGTCATGGTGCGCTGGCATTTAGACAGACATCTACAAGCACAGCCAGTGGTGTTGATTTACGCCGCAATAACGCGCGGCGCAACGTAGAACAAACGCCCGCCCGATCGCTTTTGACTGCTGTCTGACTGAGGCAGATCCATCAAACGAAATGTCTCCAGCGCTGATTTGACGAGACGGGGGAGGGTTTGAGGAGTTATTTTGGATGAGGAGGGCGAAATCCACGGAACAGACCTTGAGCTCCGCCAAAGGTCTCTCGCAGTTCACAGAGTTCGGGGCCGGGCAGGGCTTGCGtcggagcctgtgtgtgtgtgtgtatttgtgtgcgtgtgtgtttttgcgggGGTTTTCAAAAGGGTTCGGCTATAGAGGAGTCTCTGGTGTCTCTGGAAAGCCGCGGGGCTGGAGGGGGTTGAGATGTCGGGGTgtcggggtggggggtgttttgGAAGGTCTGCTCTAAGATCATGCAGGCtgtaggaggaggaagagcagctgGATACCCAAGAGGCCAAGCGAAGTCAAGAGCACCCTGAGAACAATGCcgagcctgcgtgtgtgtgtgtgtgtgtgtgtgtgtgtgtgtgtgtgtgtgtgtgtgtgtgtgggtgtgtgtgggtgtgtgtgggtgtctgagagagtgtggtgtggtctgtgtccgggcgtgtgtgtgtgtgtatttgtgtgtataagtgtgattgtgtgtgtgtgtatgtgtgtgcatgcatgcgcataAGTGCTGTATACGTCTAATTATTACCTTGTGTGATACTGTAATACATtgattatctgtgtgtgtgtgtgtgtgtgtgtgtgtatggctttgTATCCGTGCCTATTGCTAACtaattgtactgtgtgtgtgtgtgtgtgtgtgtgtgtgtgtgtgtgtgtgtgtgtgtgtgaatttgtctgtatacctacagtatgtgaatgtgtctaCAGCTAAGTgcttgttttggtgtgtgtgtgtgtgtgtgtgtgtgtgtttgtgtgtgtgcgtgtgcatgtgcgggtgtgtgtgtctgtgtgtgtgtgtgtgtgtgtgtgcatctgtctgtgagtgtgtgtgtgtgtgtgtgtgtgtgtctaagtgtgtctAAAAGTGCTTGGTGCACCATGTGGGCGTATAATATGCGTTCGCCTATAGCTGAGTGGGAGGCAGTGGCAGGACGTGCCTACCTTAGAAACAGCCATCCTAAAACACTGAGAGAAAAATAGTCCTCTTAACTATGTTCCTGGGTGatttatgaaaacacacacacacacacacacacacacacacacacacacacacacacacgttctcatcACATGCTcacagactcatacacacacacacacaaacacacacatgcagaaacacactcacactcacacacacacacacacacgcatacacgcacacatgcacgaacacacacatacacacacacacacagacacgactAGCAGTACATTTATAGAGGTTAAAAAGAACAGCTCTCTTAATTAAATACAACCCAGAGGATCAACTGTGGATTACAGAGGGAATGGTGTGATTCTCGGCGGAGGGATggactacagtatgttaatGCTAAAGTGTATGGGCTTTCATATGCTGACATGCTGATGAAGTCAAATGAGGCAGAACGTGtgctgaatacacacacagtgtcagagtgactgtgtgtgtgtgtgtatgtgtgtgtgtgtgtgtgtgtgtgtgtgtgtgagagagggagagagagagatagagagtgcaTTCAGAGAATTAGTAATGTCATACCAAACTCAAGGAACACAATTGCATTTactccaaatacacacacacacacacacacacacacacatacacacacacacacacacacacacacacacacacacacacacacacacacacacacacacacacacacacacacacacacacacacacacacacacacacacacacacacacactcacacacacacacacacacacacacacacacttactttaaTATACTACTGTATATAGTAGTAGTTTGCCTGGCCCTTGGGATTCTGAGGAGAAAAGAGTCCTGTGAAAATGCCTCCTCCGTTACGGAGACCTGCAGTTTTATGATGTAATCAGAGCAGGGGTGTTGCACAGGTGAAGGACGGTgctaatggaaaaaaaaaaacactctcttatgcgcgcgcgcgcacacacacacacacacacacacacacacacacacactcatatggtgtgtgtacagacagacagacacacagagacatgcacatacacatgcacactgacagacacacacatgatcacacaaaacacacacacacacacacacacacacacacaaacacacacacacacacacacacacacacacacgcacacacacacacacacacacacacacacacacacacacacacacacagacagacagagtgagtcaTACGTTTCCACAGTAGCTTCATGCATCCATAAAGATGTATGTAAATGACTGTTCTCCCTCCTTTTACAGTGAAAGCACACCATCACCTACACCCACACTGGTGCAGACACGTACTGTAGAGAGTCCATATGGAGAAGGGTGTGACGATATGCTAGttatgctaactttattaacagaGTTCCTCCATGTCACCGGCCCCAGTGTAAAAGGACATTTAGCGGACTAACAGTCTCCTTTCCCTGAGTTGACAACCTTATCGCTGCAGTGTCTACAAGGAGCAGGTGGTACCCAGGATCcaatgagaggaagaggtgggTTGCAAATTGAAAGACCTGACACTCAAAGTCAGCTACCTTTTGAGGATTCACCCAATGAGCACATTTCAATGGTGATAACATTAACACCACCACACCTTATTTCAAGAcctctggctgtgtgtgagattattaacataaacataaacataaacgcATTAGATTTGGTGTGGTGTTCAGTGGGTGTTCTcgcttccattctctctctctctctctctctctctctcctcacattgACAAATGCACAttatgtctgtctgcctgccttgcATTCACAACGAACAAAAATTGTTTGActggtgcatttttttttcttaacgtactgtatatgccactaTCACGTCTGGTGTTGTAACCAGatcatagtggaagctaattgtagCAGCAGAAGCTAACATTCCATTCAGTGACTGCACTTCAAAAATGTACAGTTctgtaaatgggaaacaaaccaacaaacatactgtagaagcCAAAAAAAAccagtaacactttacttgacgggttcgttctgCACATGACTCAaaattcataccaaccctttcatgaatgtggaagacaaaatgtcaaaaacttgacaaaataaaagtttgtttattttatgatagtaacctctgaagaatgcataattgtctacaccaatgactgtatacaGATATATAAAActggaatgtccaaccattcagaggtccacagatggtcagtatagttcacttcccagtatgatgaattcataataccctgtatatagATTACTAgattggacttttattttgacaagttttcgtcgttttgtcttccacattcataaaagtgttggtatgaatgttgagtcatgcagTCATAAGCAGAAGTTGTGCAATATAGCAAGTAAGAAGCAAGTACATGTTGCAATTATTTGGGAGTGTGCCAgcaaccactcacacacacacacacacacgtctcgcTAAAAGGAAGAGAAGATCAAGTTGTGAGACATCGCTTGTGAGGTAAGAACAATATGCTATATATTACTAACTTTAAAACTCTTACCTACAgtttatttaaacacaaaaacacacactcacattgtaAAAAAAGATGAACATGGTAGGCTATACTTAAGGTGGTAAACATTTTTACTGAGCTCAGCTTATAACTGCTATTTCTTTTCAGGATATAATGGGCAGAGACTCAGGAATAAATGGAACATTGATTTCAATGGTCCATGATGAACCTAATGATTATGAATACAATCCTGACCTTGAACCACCTGCTCGTCTATCTTGtgatgctctgtgtgtttttgtcctgatatcaaacatcatcatcttcattctGGGCATTGTGGGAAATGGCCTTGTCATTTGGATCATTGTTGTAAAGACAAAGCGCACGGTCAACTCCTCATGGTACCTGAGCTTGGCAGTGTCTGACTTTTTGTTCTGCACCACTGTACCTTTCAACGGTGTCTATATGGCAACTGGACACTGGCATTTTGGACATTTCATGTGTAAGTTCATATCTGTAGCCTTCCCCCTTAACATGTACTGCAGCATTTTCCTCCTGCTTGTCATCAGTGTGGACCGCTGCATGTGTGTCATATTTCCTGTGTGGACTCAGAACCACCGGACTCTGAGGAAGTCTTCTGCCATCATCGCCCTGGTATGGATTGTCTCTGCACTGCTAACTCTACCCTCCATTTTCTTCAGTACTACACAGACTAAAGAAGACGAGACTACATGCATCCATGATCATGATCCCACTGCATTTTCCCGTAAAAGTGCTGCgttgatttgtgttgtattTGGACTTGCCGTCCCTCTGATGGTGATAGTGATCTGCTACTCTGTTATTATGCTGAAGCTGAGAGCAAATCCTATGATGAGATCCTCCAAGCCCTTTAAGGTGATGACTGCTGTCATAATAACATTTGTGATCTGCTGGCTTCCTTTCCAAATCTTTCAGCTGCTGGAAGTCTACCATGCACTGTATTCTGGTACCCTATTAAAAACAGGTATTCAAGTAACAATCACCATAGCCTATGCCAACAGTTTCATGAACCCAATTTTGTATTCATTCATGGGTCAGGACTTCAGGAATAAATGCCTGATGTCTGTTCTTACTAGGATGGAAAATGCCTTGCAGGAGGAAGGCCGTTGTTCAAAAGCTATGTCCATGTCAAAATCAGCTGACGGTTAAAAATAGTCTTTCGTGGTAGAAACAGATTCCTTCCTTCCAGACGTCCTTCTtctgtatgaactgttccagggcaagAAAACTTGTCTTtaatcttccaaaacagaagcaaCAGTGGTCACTGCTTTCATTTCTTtgctgcttaagtttcgttatcgtcatgtcaccggccaatagcgtgccagtaTGGCCgtctctgattggagccaaaggttctggcagtaaacagaggaattagatctgctggtttccagcctgagctgctgggtgaAATttaaattccccggaagttcaggcagtgttcacccagcctatgcaAACACAAGAAAATCTGACTGAAAAAGTTTGTGATTTACAATAAATCTTGATTTATGCTTAAATGTATCTTAATTTTTGTAATAAATCATATTTTACTCATGAAGCTAAACTCTCGAGGACACTATCAAGGCATACGTTAATTTTCACAATCAATTCCATTTCTGTAGCCTGGTTGTACCATACCCTCGTACTAAAATCGTACATTATTCCTCTGTACCATTTTAGTACGAGGGTATggtaatggtgaagggaaatgaaaattgagcggaagcttacttatggctatgccaggctaccaTTTCTGGGAACCATTGCATAGTTGAAAGAATCATACTTCCTGTATGCATGAGTCAGACCATAAGATTACGTGTTACACTCTGGGAGCTTGAAATGACATTGCATTGGAGAGCAGCAAACACGGTCCTGATTTGTGCCTACTTTAGCTCCATTTTCCTATTCCAGTTTGTAGCTTTCCAGTGAGGACACATTAGTGTAAAGATGGTGTGTCTGTAGACATGCCATTGCATTCTCCAATACATTTAGTAAGAAagatcggtaacactttatttgaaggggtctacataagggtgacatgtCACCGAAAGATCatatatttattgtttttattatttattgtttcGGTGCCGCCAAGAGACCTGACACTCCATGCCCCCTTAAAATGATATCCACACAGTGTCACACGCATGCATCCATGGGACTCAGGGGGAGAGTGGTGGTTTAAAAAGttcatctcacacacgcacatgtaacatgcgttgtgtggaaccaccgcggtccagccctgcacacgcccggactcgaacccgcgagacagcagcacctcggatcgggagtcgagcgcgctaacaatccagctaaaagcccaggctactagctttcatgccagcagcgctcttgaagcgtcggggagtgaggtttactaacgttccacagcatagctaaccagctagcacccgttacactcacccccctaaacctcactcctgatccgggtcacggcaccaatgtaacctgcgttgtgtggaaccaccgtgatccagccctgcacacgcccggactcgaacccgcgagacagcagcacctcggatcgggagtcgagcgcgctaacaatccagctaaaagcccaggctactagctttcatgccagcagcgctcttgaagcgtcggggagtgaggtttactaacgttccacagcattgctaaccagctagcacccgttacacacacacttacagtaacagAGTAATTGTGTTCACATCCCACCATTTgtcaggtgcaggacaaatggaactTGCTAATGGGAGCTCAgagcagtgttgcggacattccATTTGTGGTAGTTTCCCAGAAAAGGGCAGAAAGGCGCTGCATTACGTGATGAACTTCAGGTATGCTAAATACCATGTAAAAATGAAGACGGCCGCACAGCGTGACTGGTCAAGGTGATGATTACGTTGGGTTCACGATGTCCATACATCTTGCCCCCGGGCCTTAAACAGTTCCATCCAATGAGGACATTACTTTAGGGACATAGCAGGGTGCGATGCCATTTGATTGGCAGTTGAACCCACATATCAATATTCCTTTGCTAGCAACACAGACATTTTTAAGTTAAAGAGACCCtgtgcaactttttcatagtcatataaTCGCTtggaaatcgttgttttgcttgactgaccagttttatcgaataTATATCCTTgattacatctggaagtctgagacgcgtaaggaacaagaagaacaatGCTtgcaatgtatttatttatatgtatacagcctatatatgtataaatatacacgctaaagctgtaggtgaagctctgcagagaaatatgcaagcataaaaccagcgaaaacgaaaagcgaaaccgaaaccggagatgaaatcgccaatcctgcatagtttctggAGAAATATAACACAAGGCTTGGCAATATAcaggatatgcacacacattcaaagacacacatacacacacgaacaaacacaaacactgaccaacacacacacacacacacacactcaaagaaagagagagatagatggacaaacacacacaacactgacatATTAACGCATGTACAAGAAATGCAAATGTTAATGTGCATGCGAATAGCACATATTTGTCTCCCAGACAACTCAGAGACAGAAATATATGTCCATGCTATCTCATACATACAAAGTGCATATAAATCATTGTTGCTCAAGCAGTAATATATATCACTTTGTAAAGTCCTATTAAAGAACaagacatacacatatatgcacttgcacaatgcattcatgttacaacacacaaacacacgcacacacacacacacacacacacacacacacacacacacacacacacacacacacttccgagACGTATTTGTGAAATCTAGGACATTGTGATGAATGTTGAATGCCTTTAATTCATACGATCATAAGATACTTAATATAAACTTAATATCAAATGCTGCAAATAATGACCCAAAACTCATCCTTGCATGTGACATGGTGTTGATGCATTTTGCCATCGTAAATGTCCCTGAAGAGAAGTGAAACACAGTTTGCAGTAAAGCTACTCCTATTTATTGGCTATATTTCAgtacctcctctcctgtcccttggtgttctagtgtgtgatgtgtgtggtgggtgtggccgtactgtgtagcctacaatgcTGAAACATCTCTGAAGAAACAATTGTCTCTAACCTATGCACTCTTCAACTCAGACACAATCCTTTCGCTGCTGAAATCCCTTTCTACATTACAGAGCAACTAGCCAATAGACAAGTGTGTGGAACTACAGTACATAGTGGGGTCTGGGGTCATAGTTGTGGTGGCAGTTGCTGTGGTGGCAGTTGCTAGGCAATAAGGTAAACTGTAGGCTGCTTCTGCTGCCAGTCAACAAAAATCATGTTTGTTTACGTAGACTACACAGGATTTCATGTCCGATAGACTCAACCAAGAAGAAAACCAAATAGCCCTTTCATTTGAAACTTGTAGAAATTACAATCAGAAGTTCATTTTCACCAATTCGTGTCTTGGAAAATGTTATCAATTATCTGGGGCCAGCACTCAGAAAAAGAGAACAAtcctggaaaaaaacacatatgTAGCAACCCAAAATGCTTGGAATGCCTGGTCCTTGCTT encodes:
- the LOC134069118 gene encoding chemerin-like receptor 1; protein product: MGRDSGINGTLISMVHDEPNDYEYNPDLEPPARLSCDALCVFVLISNIIIFILGIVGNGLVIWIIVVKTKRTVNSSWYLSLAVSDFLFCTTVPFNGVYMATGHWHFGHFMCKFISVAFPLNMYCSIFLLLVISVDRCMCVIFPVWTQNHRTLRKSSAIIALVWIVSALLTLPSIFFSTTQTKEDETTCIHDHDPTAFSRKSAALICVVFGLAVPLMVIVICYSVIMLKLRANPMMRSSKPFKVMTAVIITFVICWLPFQIFQLLEVYHALYSGTLLKTGIQVTITIAYANSFMNPILYSFMGQDFRNKCLMSVLTRMENALQEEGRCSKAMSMSKSADG